Genomic DNA from Salinibacter pepae:
GGATTCACCGACATGACGAGCACCAGGTCGACGAAGGGCAGAATGCCTTCAAGGTGGCCGAGGGGGGTGGCCGGGTTGAGCGCAACCCCGACCTCACATCCCGCAGCCCGGATCGTCTGGGCGACCCGGTGCAGGTGGGGACAGGCCTCCACGTGCACGGTAAGCATGTCCGCCCCGGCCTCGGCGAACGTGTCGACGTACTGCTGAGGCTCCTCAATCATGAGATGCACGTCAAGCTGCGCGTCGTGCTCGTCGGCCACGGGCCGGAGGGTCCGCACCACGTCGGGGCCGATGGTGATGTTCGGGACGAAGTGCCCGTCCATTACGTCGACGTGAAGCCAGTCGGGCCCGGCCCCGAGGACCTCGTCGGCACAGGCGGCAAACCGTCCCGCGTCGGACGCAATAATTGAGGGCGCGAGTGTGGGCATCGTAGGGGAGGCAGGCATGAAGAAAAAAACGCGATCAGGAGCAGAGGGCAAGCGACACACTTAGAATAAAAGGCGCACCCGGATGAACAAAAAGGAGAACCGCAATCTTTCGGTGAAAGGCTCGATGGAGCCGTCCCTTTTCACCCCGGCAGTCACCCCGCCGCACGTCTCGTCCGGTCCCCCCGTCGGAGAAACATCCTTTTCCACGGGGAAGTAGGGGGGGCAGGATGCTCCCGAACACAGACACAGTGCCCGGGCCTCAGCTCACTCATTCATCCGCCCCTACTCCCATGCCGGTTCGCGACGCCGACCGTGACGACATTACCGATCGCCTCAGCCGTATCGAGGGCCAGATTCGAGGCCTGAAGCGAATGGTCGA
This window encodes:
- the rpe gene encoding ribulose-phosphate 3-epimerase, whose translation is MPASPTMPTLAPSIIASDAGRFAACADEVLGAGPDWLHVDVMDGHFVPNITIGPDVVRTLRPVADEHDAQLDVHLMIEEPQQYVDTFAEAGADMLTVHVEACPHLHRVAQTIRAAGCEVGVALNPATPLGHLEGILPFVDLVLVMSVNPGFSGQSFIPESMAKVQRVRRQLNALGSSAYVEVDGGVTPNNAMELVRAGADVLVSGSAVFGGEQSVPQNVEALRNALTLTV